AAACCGGAACGTACGGTATTTTCTTTCTGAATGGTGTATTGACCTCATAATCATATCCTTTGTCATGTGATTGAGGCGGTTTTTAACCCTTGATGTTTCATGGGGCGACTAAAACCGGCGCTATATTCAGTACCTTTCAATATGAAACACTATATACCGGTAGAGCGGGGCTACGGAATATCCTCACCCTGAGGATACCATAGAATTGATTTTTTTTCAACAGGTATTTTTTGAGAAGATTTGATGTTGCTGTGGATATTTTGTATGTAAAAAAGAAACGTCTCGACCGTTTCGAGAAAGCGTGTTCAGGCTGTTCCGTTACCGCCCACGAGTTTCTGGATACAGTCCATTATTTCATCGAATGTATTGGTCGATTTGAGTACATACGCGTTGGCCCCTTTGACAAGGGCTTCCTTTCCCTTTAATTCGTCCGACGAAAGGACGATGATCGGGGTGAACCGGTATGCGTCGTTTCTGCGCAGACACATGATGAACTCGATCCCGTTCATTTCCGGCATATGGATATCGGTGATAATCAGTGAAGGAGGAAAGATGGCGTCGAGTTTTTCAAGGGCGTCTTTCCCGTTCGACGAATCGATGATATGAAACCCTTTTAGTTTCAATGAAAACTTGAGGCATAACCTGGCGGTTTTAGTATCGTCCACAATCATGATCGTCTTCATTTCTAACGCTCCCTCGCATACTCTTTTTCTACGGCACATACAAATTCCTGCCGATGCGGCATACGGTAAACTCCCCTGTTTTTTATTTATACTCGAATAAATTTATGCAAATTGTGTGCCATGCAATGAACGGCGGCAATATTCGATTGATGCATCACGGCTTGACTGCATGAGGCAGGCCATGGACCGCCGGTTGCTTTTGAGCAAGATAATATACGGGAACTTATAAAAATCCGTAAAACGGGCTTTTGGAACCACGAAATATTTCCCTAAGCCCGCAAGGACGCCAAATGTAAAACTATCTTTTTATTTTATAAAGAATTATAATAATCTCTTTATTTTAATCTATTTTCTATATGGTAACATGACATATATACATTAGAAAAAGATAGTCTAGTGGTGCCCTTGTTTTATTGAAAGACATTATTATATGATTGGAAAAAGGCTAAAGCGAACGCTGATTCATTTTTCAGGATCTCCGGTGTTTTCGGAAAGGGGTATTACCGGCATACCGTAAAAATAACAACCGGGGTTGTGGGGCGTCAATAAAAGTTGTATCGGTATATAATATGTTTCACAATGGTAATCGGTCACGACTCCGCGACGCATACCTGTTCTTTATCGCTTTCACACGCGATTTTCAATGCGGCGAATGCTTTCTCGAGCAGCTCGTGCCCGGTCCCGTCCTTTTTCGCTTCCGTAATGCTCGCTTTTATTTTCGAATTAAACACTCGTAGTTTTTTCATGAACAACTGGTTGTTTTCGAGAAGACCGATGAGTCTGTTCGCCTGTGTTCTGGTTTTCTCGAGATTGTTGCCGTTTGAAAGGAGGATCGCTGTTTTGCCGTTGTCGAAAATTCCCAGTATATCCGTTTTACGGATATTTTTTCTCAATATTTCAAAGAAGAGGGTAAAGGTCAGGCTTCGCTTTATTCTGCTTTCAGAGAACGGGGGAATGGTAATGGTAAAGAGGACGATTGAAAATATACCCTCATGCCGTGAAATTTCCTCTATTTTAAAGGAAAGTTTTTCCTCGAACTCGCCTTTGCCCAATATGTCCTTTGTGGTGACTCTGGAAATGAATTTGATGAGAAGCGCAAATAATGTAAATGAAATTTGCTGCATGATGAGTCCCGAAATAATGCTCGGGATAATAAGAAGGGTAAGAACGGGAAGCGAAAGCTTGTTGTCGTTCATGAATCTGTCCGGGGTAATAAAAAAGAGAATGAGGTAGGCGGTAACGATGATGACGAGCATCTGAAGCGGCGGCCGTGACTTGTATTCGTTTTTTATCGCGAAAAAAAATTCCGTCTGAATGAGAAGATTTCCCAAAAAAAGGCCGCAGAATATTCCCGCCCCCACAAGGCTTATCGTTATATCTATTTTTATCTGTAAAAAGATGAAAACAAGAAAGTAGATGTTGGTGAATAAAAATGCAAGAAGCAGGGATACGATGATAATATTGACGATATTTACCGTAATAATGG
This genomic window from Spirochaetales bacterium contains:
- a CDS encoding response regulator; protein product: MKTIMIVDDTKTARLCLKFSLKLKGFHIIDSSNGKDALEKLDAIFPPSLIITDIHMPEMNGIEFIMCLRRNDAYRFTPIIVLSSDELKGKEALVKGANAYVLKSTNTFDEIMDCIQKLVGGNGTA